A DNA window from Armatimonadota bacterium contains the following coding sequences:
- a CDS encoding family 16 glycosylhydrolase has translation MDQTFMHSQVAGQALGLIARCAGTASWLITAFALLAGMAVAAPPAGYTLSWAEEFNGAVGSKPDATRWNYDLGGGGWGNSELETYVSDATHAQIVDDPAAGDSRALQIQATKDAQGNYTSARLLTKGKVSAQYGYIEGRIKIPYGQGVWPAFWMLGTDIGTVGWPSCGEIDIMENIGNERSTVHGTIHGPGYSGGSSLGAPYTLPNGLQFKDAYHTFAVWWRPDAITWDVDGITYETRTKAAIPSGATWAFNKPFFLLLNLAIGGQWPGYPDATTVFPQNLRVDYIRVYTHNPPFGHTVTLKSLANNKFVSAGAGGTSSLIASQTSAGTSEQFQVIDAGGGSVALKSLANGKYVTAPNAGASALIANMPTVGTSEQFLWVEAGSSIIALEALVNSRYVTAENAGASPLIANRTAASTWENFTVGSVGPPDPGVLADAGSALQAAGGGLSLTASEALRLNVEKTGGSASALDLSDAVRLVRRANGLDTF, from the coding sequence ATGGACCAGACTTTCATGCACTCACAGGTTGCAGGGCAAGCGCTTGGCCTTATCGCGCGGTGCGCCGGAACGGCCTCCTGGCTGATTACTGCTTTCGCCCTCCTCGCCGGTATGGCGGTAGCCGCTCCGCCGGCGGGATACACGCTTTCGTGGGCCGAGGAATTCAACGGCGCGGTTGGCTCAAAACCGGACGCCACCCGGTGGAATTACGACTTGGGCGGCGGTGGATGGGGCAACAGCGAGCTTGAGACCTACGTCAGCGACGCTACCCATGCGCAGATCGTGGACGATCCCGCGGCAGGCGACTCCCGCGCGCTTCAAATTCAGGCGACGAAAGACGCGCAGGGCAACTACACATCCGCCCGACTGCTTACTAAGGGAAAAGTCTCCGCTCAGTATGGGTACATCGAAGGCCGAATCAAGATACCCTACGGGCAAGGTGTGTGGCCGGCGTTCTGGATGCTGGGTACGGACATCGGGACGGTCGGCTGGCCGAGTTGCGGCGAGATCGACATCATGGAAAACATCGGGAACGAGAGATCTACCGTGCACGGTACGATTCACGGTCCCGGATATTCCGGCGGGAGCAGTCTCGGAGCGCCCTACACGCTGCCGAATGGGCTGCAATTCAAGGATGCATACCACACTTTCGCGGTGTGGTGGCGCCCGGACGCCATCACCTGGGACGTGGACGGCATTACCTACGAGACGCGCACCAAGGCTGCTATTCCGTCCGGCGCAACCTGGGCGTTTAACAAGCCGTTCTTCCTGCTCCTCAATCTGGCCATCGGCGGCCAGTGGCCCGGTTACCCGGACGCCACGACCGTATTCCCCCAGAACCTCCGAGTGGATTACATCCGGGTGTACACGCATAACCCGCCGTTCGGCCACACGGTGACGCTCAAGTCCCTCGCAAACAACAAATTCGTGTCCGCCGGCGCCGGCGGAACGTCCTCCCTTATCGCCAGCCAGACCTCGGCAGGGACGTCGGAGCAGTTTCAGGTCATCGACGCCGGGGGCGGTTCGGTGGCTCTCAAATCGCTGGCAAACGGCAAGTACGTCACCGCGCCGAACGCCGGCGCCAGCGCGCTGATCGCAAATATGCCCACCGTAGGGACCTCGGAGCAGTTCCTTTGGGTCGAAGCGGGCAGCAGCATCATCGCCCTGGAGGCGCTCGTGAACAGCCGTTACGTGACGGCGGAGAACGCCGGTGCAAGCCCGCTGATCGCCAACCGAACCGCCGCCAGCACATGGGAGAATTTCACGGTGGGAAGCGTCGGCCCACCGGACCCCGGCGTGCTGGCGGACGCCGGGTCGGCGCTCCAGGCGGCGGGCGGCGGCCTGTCGCTCACCGCTTCCGAAGCCCTACGCCTGAACGTTGAGAAGACCGGGGGCTCTGCCTCCGCCCTGGACCTTTCCGATGCCGTCCGCCTCGTCCGCCGCGCGAACGGCCTCGACACATTCTGA
- a CDS encoding prolyl oligopeptidase family serine peptidase, whose protein sequence is MKRLGRLGDGQFAPDPVDAARIAGTFAPPQAGDQVALSGGKKAKWEAVAPGKDNTVPQSAITGGYAFWSVTEADGGVAILEASGHSMVFVNGEPRTGDIYSDGFVRLPVLLRKGENGFLFKAGRGDLHVRLRRAPMPVSIDTTDATLPDLHAGSRSDTWGAVVVINASEKAQTGLSIVSQLPGGQPVVTPAPRIEPLSIRKVGFRIAGPAPPNGAQNARLMVAVKGAGATPRATVDLRVRKAGQTFKQTFVSRMDGSVQYFAVNPAQPGPESGCRPALVLSLHGASVQAIGQADAYGPKSWATLVAPTNRRPFGYDWEDWGRIDAMEVLDIAQRTMGLDNSRTYLVGHSMGGHGTWQLGALYPDRFAAIAPSAGWISAYTYTGAKVTNKSTPVEDILRRSGAAMDTLALAQNYAREGVYILHGTDDDNVPVTEARRMRDVLSGFHKDFLFHEEPGQGHWWDISDEPGADCVDWPPMWDFLAKHTLPPIESVRQVDFVTVNPGVSAHCQWLTVEGQTREGIPSEVHFHCDPQMRRYKGTTINVSSLAIELRALMPGKGVSVEIDGTKLNLPDVEGRATIHLYRAGDGWGVGPATSPDHKNPARYGPFRAAFDNRFQMVYGTAGTPEENAWAFAKARYDAECWWYRGNGSVDVIPDTAFDPTREPDRGVILYGNATTNAAWRPLLGGSPVQVRPGGVHMGDKEVMGDGLACLFLQPRPGSAVACVAAVSATGIRGMRLADTLGYLQPMTGYPDVLLLSAGAIQEGRANVVAAGFLGSDWSARNGEIEWQEAAK, encoded by the coding sequence GTGAAGCGACTTGGCAGGCTCGGCGACGGGCAGTTCGCGCCGGACCCGGTTGACGCCGCCCGGATCGCCGGCACGTTCGCGCCGCCCCAAGCCGGCGACCAAGTGGCCCTTTCGGGCGGGAAGAAGGCGAAATGGGAAGCGGTCGCGCCGGGTAAGGACAATACCGTACCGCAATCGGCCATTACTGGCGGATATGCGTTCTGGAGCGTGACCGAGGCGGACGGTGGTGTTGCCATCCTCGAGGCGTCCGGTCATTCCATGGTCTTCGTGAACGGCGAACCGAGGACGGGTGACATTTATAGCGACGGCTTTGTACGGCTGCCGGTGCTGCTTCGCAAGGGCGAAAATGGGTTCCTCTTCAAAGCCGGGCGTGGCGACCTCCACGTCCGGTTGAGACGCGCTCCGATGCCGGTATCGATCGACACCACCGACGCGACGCTTCCGGACCTCCACGCCGGTAGCCGGTCCGATACATGGGGCGCCGTGGTGGTCATCAATGCGTCCGAGAAAGCTCAGACCGGCCTGAGCATTGTCTCGCAGCTTCCGGGTGGCCAGCCGGTTGTAACCCCGGCGCCACGCATTGAACCGCTCAGCATCCGCAAGGTTGGATTTCGAATCGCGGGGCCCGCACCGCCGAATGGGGCGCAAAATGCCCGGTTGATGGTCGCCGTGAAGGGTGCGGGCGCCACGCCGCGCGCGACAGTAGACTTGCGGGTTAGAAAGGCCGGCCAGACCTTCAAGCAGACGTTTGTCAGCCGCATGGATGGGAGCGTGCAGTATTTCGCCGTCAACCCGGCTCAGCCAGGCCCTGAGTCGGGTTGCCGGCCCGCACTCGTGTTGAGCCTCCATGGCGCGTCGGTACAGGCGATCGGGCAGGCCGACGCGTACGGTCCCAAGTCCTGGGCGACTCTGGTCGCGCCGACCAACCGTCGGCCGTTCGGTTACGATTGGGAGGATTGGGGCCGCATCGACGCGATGGAAGTGCTGGACATCGCCCAGCGTACGATGGGGCTGGACAACAGCCGGACGTATCTTGTGGGCCATTCGATGGGAGGGCATGGAACTTGGCAGCTTGGCGCCTTATACCCGGATCGCTTCGCGGCGATCGCCCCCAGCGCCGGCTGGATCAGCGCCTACACGTACACGGGCGCGAAGGTCACCAACAAATCAACGCCCGTTGAAGACATCTTGCGCCGGTCGGGCGCGGCCATGGACACCCTCGCGCTGGCGCAGAACTACGCGCGGGAGGGCGTATACATCCTCCATGGAACCGATGACGACAACGTGCCGGTGACCGAGGCGCGGCGCATGCGGGATGTACTGTCCGGATTCCACAAGGACTTCCTCTTCCACGAAGAGCCCGGACAGGGACATTGGTGGGACATTTCCGACGAACCGGGCGCCGACTGCGTGGACTGGCCGCCGATGTGGGATTTCCTGGCGAAACACACCCTGCCGCCGATCGAAAGTGTGCGCCAGGTCGATTTCGTCACCGTTAACCCCGGCGTTTCGGCGCATTGTCAGTGGCTGACCGTGGAAGGACAAACTCGCGAAGGCATTCCCTCGGAGGTTCACTTTCACTGCGATCCGCAGATGCGGAGATACAAAGGGACTACCATCAATGTTTCCAGCCTGGCGATAGAACTGCGGGCCCTTATGCCGGGAAAGGGAGTGTCCGTCGAAATCGATGGCACCAAGTTGAACCTGCCGGATGTTGAGGGGCGGGCGACGATCCATCTTTACCGCGCGGGCGACGGGTGGGGCGTCGGCCCCGCCACATCACCGGACCACAAGAATCCGGCCCGATACGGACCGTTCCGGGCGGCGTTCGACAACCGGTTCCAGATGGTGTACGGCACCGCCGGAACGCCGGAAGAGAATGCTTGGGCGTTCGCGAAGGCGCGATACGACGCAGAGTGCTGGTGGTATCGAGGGAACGGCTCCGTGGACGTGATCCCGGACACGGCCTTCGATCCGACGAGAGAGCCGGACCGAGGCGTCATCCTTTATGGAAACGCAACAACAAACGCCGCGTGGAGACCGCTGCTCGGCGGGTCGCCTGTCCAGGTACGTCCCGGCGGCGTGCATATGGGCGATAAGGAAGTGATGGGGGACGGACTGGCGTGCCTGTTTCTTCAGCCGCGCCCGGGCAGCGCCGTTGCGTGCGTGGCCGCCGTCTCCGCGACCGGAATCCGGGGGATGCGGCTGGCAGACACGCTCGGCTATCTTCAGCCCATGACCGGCTACCCGGACGTGTTGTTACTTTCCGCCGGGGCCATACAGGAAGGCCGGGCCAACGTGGTGGCCGCGGGATTCCTCGGGTCTGACTGGTCGGCGCGCAACGGCGAAATCGAGTGGCAGGAGGCAGCGAAATGA
- a CDS encoding cellulase family glycosylhydrolase, which translates to MFRAIIFVLAAVSLLDGRSDANPRSIPSQTFPDAFGVNIHFTKGAPGEVEALSQAYKVARMDFGWGSIERVRGQYDFADYDGLARELEANGVRPLFILDYGNDLYGKGPVRTPEQRKAYAAFCVAAARHFKGRKIMWEFWNEPNGTGFWGGRPDPEEYASMVNAAAPAILKADRNATLLLGAFAGFPWDYIETVFKRGCLRWADAVSVHPYRSGYPETATQDYTRLRRLIAQYSPNRDVPIISGEWGYSTNRKTGIPELRQAQYLVRQRLNNVRCGILTSIWYDWKEDGPDPDENEHHFGSTHQDFSPKPAYIAARTMTKTLAGYKFVRMLEDGPDKYVMLLRNAKGESALALWTIGPTAAYKLSRLVDRLDGVEMDGRHLESISTDGNHLGSIPYGPSPRYVLLGRSAEMDVMADWSYLPPDTVVVAGKPVRTTLTLRNTGEATRKYAIAISVAGGAARPARAFAAVAPGKTARIPVTLDLWKRAEASAVVVTVNGRRTAIPLIVANPVTVSAAPLGDMVTVDLRTPGVRTGETLSVRITDASGRPVGAARPVKVRPGTYRYATQLHIDFPALRGLGVSVTNQHGREIASMPPLRLVPVGPLAKSIPGAKPKGLAVHPEGKGEPGGSVVLRAAKAGARGIVADLKAEFPDGWRYFVVTPERTAIPDNAVALGMWVNGDGCGDNIRARYWDSKGQTYQPTFGAVSWKGWRWITMRLDDPSVGSWGGPQDGVIHRPIKWDSVFLLDSASTRAHSAHVQFGGLTLLTR; encoded by the coding sequence ATGTTTCGTGCCATCATTTTCGTGCTCGCGGCCGTTTCCCTGCTGGACGGTCGCTCCGACGCGAACCCCCGCTCCATCCCTTCTCAGACATTTCCCGATGCTTTCGGTGTGAACATCCATTTTACGAAAGGCGCACCCGGGGAAGTGGAGGCCCTGTCGCAGGCCTACAAGGTCGCCCGCATGGATTTCGGTTGGGGCAGCATTGAGAGGGTGCGCGGACAGTACGATTTCGCTGACTACGATGGGCTGGCGCGCGAGTTGGAGGCGAACGGCGTCCGCCCGCTGTTCATCCTCGATTATGGCAATGATCTGTACGGCAAAGGTCCTGTGCGGACTCCGGAGCAGCGCAAGGCATATGCGGCATTTTGCGTAGCAGCCGCGAGGCACTTCAAGGGCCGCAAGATCATGTGGGAGTTCTGGAACGAGCCGAACGGCACGGGGTTCTGGGGCGGCCGCCCGGATCCGGAGGAGTACGCCTCAATGGTGAACGCGGCCGCTCCGGCAATCCTCAAAGCCGATCGAAATGCCACTTTGCTCCTCGGCGCGTTTGCGGGCTTCCCGTGGGATTACATTGAAACTGTGTTCAAACGGGGCTGCTTGAGATGGGCCGACGCGGTGAGCGTTCACCCGTATCGAAGCGGCTACCCTGAAACCGCCACACAGGACTACACTCGCCTTCGGCGGCTGATCGCGCAATATTCGCCGAACCGGGATGTTCCGATCATCAGCGGAGAGTGGGGCTACAGCACAAACCGGAAGACCGGCATCCCGGAGTTGCGCCAGGCCCAGTACCTCGTTCGCCAGCGCCTCAACAATGTGCGCTGTGGTATCCTCACATCCATCTGGTACGATTGGAAGGAGGATGGGCCGGACCCCGACGAAAACGAGCACCATTTCGGCAGCACGCACCAGGACTTTTCGCCCAAGCCGGCTTACATAGCCGCTCGGACGATGACGAAGACGCTGGCAGGCTACAAGTTCGTCCGCATGCTGGAGGACGGACCGGACAAGTACGTGATGCTTCTCCGCAACGCCAAAGGTGAGTCCGCGCTCGCGTTGTGGACCATCGGACCGACAGCTGCGTACAAACTCAGCCGTTTGGTAGATCGGCTGGACGGGGTGGAGATGGACGGTCGACATCTGGAGTCGATCTCCACAGATGGCAATCATCTGGGATCGATTCCCTATGGCCCGTCCCCGCGCTATGTGCTGCTTGGCAGGTCGGCGGAAATGGACGTCATGGCGGACTGGTCCTACCTCCCGCCGGACACCGTTGTCGTTGCCGGCAAACCGGTCAGGACGACTCTAACTCTTCGAAACACGGGCGAGGCGACGCGCAAATACGCCATCGCAATCAGTGTGGCTGGCGGCGCCGCCCGCCCGGCGCGCGCCTTTGCGGCGGTCGCACCGGGGAAGACTGCCAGGATTCCTGTGACGCTGGACCTCTGGAAACGAGCCGAGGCATCGGCTGTGGTGGTAACCGTCAACGGCAGGCGCACCGCTATCCCACTGATAGTCGCCAACCCGGTTACGGTCAGCGCGGCGCCTCTGGGCGATATGGTGACCGTGGACTTGAGAACCCCCGGTGTTCGGACCGGCGAGACGCTATCGGTGAGGATCACGGACGCGTCGGGCCGACCGGTCGGCGCCGCCAGACCCGTCAAGGTACGGCCCGGAACCTACAGGTACGCGACACAACTGCACATCGACTTTCCAGCCCTCAGGGGACTTGGCGTCTCGGTGACCAATCAGCACGGGCGCGAGATCGCTTCGATGCCCCCGCTGAGACTGGTCCCTGTCGGTCCGCTCGCAAAGTCGATTCCTGGCGCTAAACCGAAGGGCCTGGCGGTTCACCCTGAGGGGAAGGGAGAGCCCGGTGGTTCGGTGGTGCTGAGAGCGGCGAAAGCCGGCGCACGCGGCATCGTGGCCGATCTCAAGGCGGAATTCCCTGACGGCTGGCGTTACTTCGTGGTGACGCCCGAGCGGACAGCGATTCCGGATAACGCCGTTGCACTTGGGATGTGGGTCAACGGTGATGGCTGCGGAGACAACATCCGCGCCCGTTACTGGGACAGCAAGGGGCAGACATATCAGCCGACGTTCGGGGCGGTGAGTTGGAAAGGGTGGCGCTGGATCACGATGCGACTGGATGACCCGTCGGTCGGGTCATGGGGCGGCCCACAAGATGGCGTTATCCACCGGCCGATCAAGTGGGACAGCGTGTTTTTGCTGGACAGCGCCAGCACCCGCGCGCATTCGGCGCACGTTCAGTTCGGCGGCCTGACGCTATTGACTCGATAG
- a CDS encoding carbohydrate-binding family 9-like protein → MRIIPRGYVCYRAEAPLDIDGRLDKSVWQAAPWTEDFVDIEGDLRPRPPLRTRAKMLWDDEYLYIGAELEEPHVWATLTEHDSVIYQDPDFEVFIDPDGDNHQYYEIEINALNTEWDLRLPKPYRDGGPAIDEWEIPGFRSAVHVDGTINDPEDTDVGWSVEMAIPWVVLGEFAKCPCPPRPGDQWRVDFSRVEWHVEILDGRYEKRKGIPEENWVWSPQGVIDMHRPETWGYVQFSTAAPGSDAFCRDPAEPIRMYLMDVYHAQRAFREANGRWAGDMSDLAVPVCEGVTQPEMRLSEQGYIASATFEATSERWNVREDSLLWKEAV, encoded by the coding sequence ATGAGGATCATCCCGCGCGGCTACGTCTGCTACCGGGCCGAAGCGCCTCTCGATATCGACGGCCGACTCGATAAGAGCGTCTGGCAGGCGGCGCCCTGGACCGAGGATTTCGTGGATATCGAGGGGGACCTGAGACCGCGTCCACCCCTTCGCACCCGCGCGAAGATGCTGTGGGACGATGAGTATTTGTATATCGGCGCCGAGCTCGAGGAGCCTCACGTTTGGGCCACTCTCACGGAGCACGATTCGGTCATCTACCAGGATCCGGACTTCGAAGTATTCATCGATCCGGACGGCGACAACCACCAGTATTACGAGATCGAGATCAACGCGCTGAACACGGAGTGGGACCTCCGCTTGCCCAAGCCGTATCGCGACGGGGGGCCGGCGATCGACGAGTGGGAGATACCCGGTTTCCGTTCGGCGGTCCATGTTGATGGTACAATCAACGATCCCGAGGACACGGATGTGGGTTGGTCGGTGGAAATGGCGATTCCGTGGGTTGTGCTGGGAGAGTTCGCAAAATGCCCTTGTCCGCCGCGTCCCGGCGACCAATGGCGCGTGGATTTTTCAAGGGTCGAGTGGCACGTGGAAATCCTGGACGGCCGCTATGAGAAGCGCAAGGGAATTCCTGAGGAGAACTGGGTATGGAGCCCGCAGGGCGTCATCGACATGCATCGTCCCGAAACGTGGGGCTACGTCCAATTCTCAACCGCGGCGCCAGGCTCTGACGCGTTTTGCCGGGACCCCGCCGAGCCTATCCGTATGTATCTGATGGACGTATACCATGCGCAGCGGGCCTTTCGCGAGGCGAACGGTCGCTGGGCGGGGGATATGTCCGATCTGGCTGTTCCGGTATGTGAAGGTGTTACCCAACCCGAAATGCGCCTTTCCGAGCAGGGCTACATCGCCAGCGCAACCTTCGAGGCCACTTCGGAGAGGTGGAACGTGCGCGAGGATTCATTGCTCTGGAAGGAGGCGGTGTGA
- a CDS encoding uroporphyrinogen decarboxylase family protein gives MAATARELVYQTVRREKPARAPRQLWRLPWAEWNYPAELSAILRDYPDDIVHIDGHVARPAPTSGDPYRVGSFVDEWNCTFRNIQDGLIGEVKEPPVTNWDTDAQNVHIPREMLAIDRDAVNRDCDSTDSFTIAGTSANPFERLQFIRGTEALYMDLADRTPKMLDFLHDMHAYYCDVLSAWAKTDVDALMIGDDWGSQRSLLIRPAIWREVFRPLYRDYIQIAHGAGKKLFLHSDGHILAIFPDLIDLGVDAVNSQIFCMGVETLRPFAGRITFWGEIDRQHLLPHGTAADIDRAVRSVHNALWADGGCIAQCEFTAGSRPENVRQVFASWDAVTGQP, from the coding sequence ATGGCCGCCACAGCACGAGAACTTGTTTATCAGACGGTTCGCCGGGAAAAGCCCGCCCGGGCGCCGCGCCAACTTTGGCGCCTGCCTTGGGCGGAGTGGAACTATCCGGCGGAGTTATCCGCCATCCTCCGCGATTATCCCGACGACATCGTGCATATCGATGGTCACGTCGCCCGGCCGGCGCCCACTTCAGGCGATCCGTACCGCGTGGGCTCATTCGTGGATGAATGGAACTGCACGTTCCGTAATATACAGGACGGTTTGATCGGAGAGGTCAAGGAACCGCCCGTCACTAACTGGGACACCGACGCTCAAAACGTTCACATCCCCCGTGAAATGCTGGCGATCGACCGCGACGCCGTCAATCGGGACTGCGATTCCACGGACAGCTTCACGATAGCCGGCACTTCGGCCAATCCCTTTGAACGGCTACAGTTCATCCGCGGAACCGAAGCGCTCTACATGGACCTGGCGGACCGGACGCCGAAAATGCTCGATTTCCTGCATGACATGCATGCCTACTACTGCGACGTGTTATCCGCCTGGGCGAAGACCGACGTTGACGCCCTGATGATCGGAGACGACTGGGGATCGCAGCGAAGCCTGCTCATACGGCCCGCAATATGGCGCGAAGTATTCCGGCCGCTTTACCGGGACTACATACAGATTGCCCACGGCGCAGGCAAAAAGCTCTTCCTGCACTCCGACGGCCATATCCTCGCTATCTTCCCGGACCTGATCGATCTGGGCGTTGACGCCGTCAACTCACAGATCTTCTGCATGGGCGTGGAAACGCTGAGACCGTTTGCCGGCCGGATCACGTTCTGGGGAGAGATTGACCGACAGCATCTGCTTCCGCACGGAACGGCTGCGGACATCGACCGGGCGGTGAGAAGCGTCCACAATGCGCTCTGGGCGGATGGCGGGTGCATCGCACAATGCGAGTTCACAGCGGGATCTCGTCCCGAGAATGTGCGTCAGGTGTTCGCCTCCTGGGACGCCGTGACGGGACAGCCGTAA
- a CDS encoding family 14 glycosylhydrolase, with protein sequence MKYWLAAIMLALSSTAFAQSPIAQWSASSTGDEESGLRLLTGDDGVVARVTRGGAPCVTTEPASAFLYFGVDAAAGLRGPLYLTVEYFDDAAGGALTAEYDAGPGIPRSYTKSEDGVSGMAYGRRKWVKCGLLLRNPDFAGRQNNGASFRLTGLPLFVRKVQLLDRKPADWESLKESVPMDIKPVVKIGKGGELIVGAFDPASKNDVPGLTRALEVNLPGMKQLGFTSNEVYVRWNLCEVAPGVFDWSVYDPYVALYKKYGFKWVPFLIVGSPYSLPDWYFKGSQRQGYVCLEHGIESHVQSLWNPAMREHVKTFIRAFADHYRDSGVIESMLLGVTGNYGEAIYPASGNDWTNSVHGEYHTHAGFWAGDKYAVASFRSAMKKKYRNIGRLSAAWKKEYASFDDVKPFIPRGNEWGNRARLDFIDWYIGSMTDYARLWLTETRDDMPKIPIYLCTGGHAPAEHGADFGEQCKAAAAVSGGVRITNEASDYSLNFALTRWVASASRQYDAYFSFEPAGNVDPGGVVARVYNAGASGAKGLHYYMPNVFGAASARNSFVANGSEFQQRKPITEVGLYYPETDIRLTGQLFFEKVIPLRSVFDPFFLSDGQIADGGLKRIKALVLLSGSVAEAKTWDRISKWVRDGGLLLYATGIGTPVTVDGVPGALAPLLASGANTGKGRVAVYGGAPETEGYRTFIKMTLSKAPELTANARKAIEAGSAGVFVTLCGPDATHAGPYELWYNSTENTAERIGLDGRTVRVPAHGIM encoded by the coding sequence ATGAAATACTGGTTGGCTGCGATTATGCTCGCGCTCAGCTCCACCGCGTTCGCGCAATCGCCGATCGCCCAATGGTCCGCCTCCTCCACCGGCGATGAGGAAAGCGGTCTGCGCCTCCTCACGGGGGACGACGGCGTCGTGGCGCGCGTCACGCGCGGGGGCGCACCTTGCGTGACGACGGAGCCGGCATCGGCATTCCTCTACTTTGGCGTAGACGCCGCCGCCGGACTCCGCGGTCCGCTGTACCTTACCGTCGAGTACTTCGACGATGCCGCGGGGGGCGCACTCACGGCCGAATACGACGCCGGCCCGGGAATCCCCAGGTCATACACAAAATCCGAGGACGGAGTGAGCGGCATGGCGTACGGACGCCGAAAATGGGTGAAGTGCGGGCTGCTCCTTCGCAACCCGGATTTCGCCGGACGCCAGAACAACGGCGCATCGTTCCGCCTCACCGGCCTGCCCCTCTTTGTGCGGAAAGTCCAGTTGCTCGATAGGAAGCCGGCCGATTGGGAGAGTTTGAAGGAGTCTGTGCCGATGGACATCAAACCGGTCGTCAAAATCGGCAAGGGCGGTGAGCTGATCGTCGGCGCATTCGACCCGGCCAGCAAGAACGATGTGCCCGGCCTGACCCGCGCGCTGGAAGTCAATCTCCCCGGGATGAAACAACTGGGTTTTACCAGCAACGAAGTGTACGTTCGCTGGAATCTGTGCGAGGTGGCGCCCGGCGTGTTCGACTGGAGCGTGTACGACCCCTACGTTGCCCTATACAAAAAGTACGGGTTCAAATGGGTACCGTTCCTTATCGTCGGTTCGCCCTACAGCCTTCCCGATTGGTACTTCAAAGGAAGCCAGCGGCAGGGGTACGTGTGTCTTGAGCACGGCATCGAGAGCCACGTTCAGTCTCTCTGGAACCCAGCTATGCGCGAGCACGTGAAGACGTTCATCCGGGCATTCGCCGACCACTATCGGGACAGCGGGGTGATCGAGTCCATGCTGCTAGGCGTGACAGGAAACTACGGAGAGGCGATCTACCCGGCGTCGGGGAACGACTGGACGAACTCGGTCCACGGGGAGTACCACACGCACGCGGGCTTTTGGGCGGGCGACAAGTACGCGGTTGCGAGTTTCCGGTCGGCGATGAAGAAGAAATACAGGAACATCGGCCGTCTGAGCGCAGCCTGGAAGAAGGAGTACGCTTCGTTCGACGACGTGAAGCCGTTCATCCCCCGTGGAAACGAATGGGGGAATCGGGCCAGACTCGACTTCATCGACTGGTACATAGGCAGCATGACCGACTACGCGCGGCTTTGGCTCACGGAAACACGGGACGATATGCCCAAGATTCCGATATACCTCTGTACCGGCGGACACGCTCCGGCGGAGCACGGCGCTGATTTTGGCGAACAGTGCAAGGCCGCCGCGGCCGTCAGTGGCGGCGTTCGCATCACAAACGAAGCCAGCGACTATAGCCTGAACTTCGCACTGACGCGCTGGGTCGCTTCGGCCTCGCGTCAGTATGATGCGTATTTCAGTTTTGAACCGGCCGGCAATGTGGATCCGGGCGGTGTGGTGGCACGCGTTTACAACGCCGGCGCCTCGGGAGCGAAGGGCCTCCATTACTACATGCCAAACGTTTTCGGCGCGGCCTCCGCGCGCAACTCGTTCGTGGCGAACGGCAGCGAGTTCCAGCAGCGTAAACCGATTACAGAAGTCGGGCTCTACTACCCCGAAACCGACATCCGGCTCACGGGCCAGTTGTTCTTCGAGAAGGTGATTCCGCTCCGCAGCGTGTTCGATCCGTTCTTCCTCAGCGACGGCCAGATCGCCGACGGCGGCCTCAAGCGCATCAAAGCACTGGTGCTCCTCTCCGGCAGCGTCGCCGAAGCGAAAACATGGGACAGGATCTCTAAATGGGTACGTGATGGAGGACTGTTGCTTTACGCGACCGGCATCGGGACGCCGGTAACGGTGGACGGGGTTCCAGGCGCCCTCGCTCCTCTGCTAGCGTCCGGCGCGAACACCGGCAAAGGACGCGTGGCGGTGTATGGCGGTGCGCCCGAAACAGAGGGCTATCGCACCTTCATCAAGATGACGTTGTCTAAGGCCCCGGAACTGACCGCTAACGCCCGCAAGGCCATCGAAGCCGGCTCTGCCGGGGTATTCGTCACTCTCTGCGGACCCGATGCGACGCATGCCGGTCCGTACGAGCTCTGGTACAACTCAACGGAAAACACTGCGGAGCGCATCGGGCTGGATGGCAGGACGGTACGCGTGCCGGCGCACGGGATCATGTAA